In Candidatus Manganitrophus morganii, the genomic window GCCGGCATCCAGGTGCATTTCATGCGTGAATTGGACAAAATCAGGAAGACGCTGAAGCCGAATCCAGGGGATCGGCTCCTTGTCGTTCCAATAGGCCAGCAGCTTTTCCGTCTCCGGGGTCTGCTCTCTCAGGGAGCGATGGCAGGTCATGCAGAGGTAAACGGAAGGGACCGACGCGGCGGGAGAGATGCGGGCGCCGCGATGGCAGAAGAGACAATCGATCTGCAGCTCCCCCGCGTGACGCTGATGACTGAATGCGATCGGCTGACGATCCTGACCGGTGAAGTCGGCGGTTGTCTGAGCGTAGATCGCACCCAAAACAACCGCCGCCCCGATCACCAAAAACGCCAACAGCATTCCAACCCGCTTCCGCATGATGGCCGATCCGTCCTCTCTTCAGAATAGGTCAACCTCTCCCTTTACAAAGTATTACCTTTCAAGATACGACGCTCGGTTCTCCGGCGGCAATTCCGCCGTTGGAGGTAGCCCTCTCTCCTTCCGTTGGGTGACAACAACATCTCTGTGAAGCGGTTTGCAATTCGTTTGCAAAAGAGGGGGAATCATTCTTGGAGAGAAACAAACAATCGCTTCTTTTCGGCGTTTATCAACGGCACCGTCCTTGCTCTTTCTCAACCGTGAGTCTTGCTCACGGCAGCGTTACGACCCGAATGTAAACTTTCTTCCGAGGGAAAAAATCGTGAACCGATTCGGCCTGCTTCACTCGATGAGATCGCTCCGGACCGCCGCTCCCCTGGTCCTTTTATTGTTTCTCATCGGCTGCGGCGAGGACTCCTCCCCCCGGCCCGCCCCCTTGCAGGAGCTGGCCCCCCCGGACATTGCGAAGATTCAAATTACGCCGAATTCGGCCATTCTCGGTATCGGCGCCGAAGAACAATTCTTGGCGACCATCCTCAATGGCCAGGGTGAAGTGCTGACCGGGATCAACCTGGTCTGGAAGATCGACAACCCGACGGCTGCGACCGTTTCCTCCGACGGTTGGGTAACGGGACTCCAAGAAGGGACGGCGACGCTGACGGCCTCTTTTGGCGACGACGTCAGCAACCCCGCCGAGATCACGGTCGTCGTCCCGCCCGAAGCCCCCCCCATCGCCTCGATCGAGGTGACCAGCACACACCGGATCCTCTTCGTCGGAAACCAGGCCCGGTTCACCGCGACGGCGAAAGATCCCAACGGCAGGACGCTCCACGGCATTCTCTTCTCCTGGAGTTCGAGCGCCCCGGAAATCGTCTCGGTCGATCCGCGCGGGCTCGCCACCGCGCTGGCGCCCGGAGAGGCCGCCGTCACAGTGACGGTCGCGCCTCCCGATCCTCCCGTCTTCACGCCATTGGACGATGCTCCCCCCAGCCAGTCGGCGATCCTGACCGTCACCGACGACAATTCGCCGCCGACCGCTCAAATGGCGACCACCGCGAGAAGAGGGGAGGCGCCGTTCACAGTCGCCTTCAGCGGCACGAGATCGGAAGACCCCGACGGGTGGATCACTTTTTATACTTGGAATTTCGGGGACGGCTCCCCGCCGTTCTACGCGCCGACCGCCCGCCATACCTATGAGCGCCCCGGCGAGTTTATCGCCACGTTGACCGTCACCGACCCGGACGGCGCGACGGCGATCGCGTCGGCCACCATCACGGTCGATCCGTGAGAGGGATCGTGAAATGAAAAAAACGCTATTCGCGATACGTTAAACGGAAGATTTACGATTCACGGGTAGCCTAGGAAAAGAAGGGGCCACCTGTAACGATTTACGAAGAACGTCTTTTGAATGGACTATGCGGCTTGAAGCCGGGGGAAGGAGACGCGGAAGGTCGTTCCGATGCCAACCCGGCTCTCTACGTTGATCTCGCCGTGGTTCGCCTCGATATACTGCTTGGCGAGCGGAAGTCCCAAACCGACCCCGCGCGCTTTGGTGGTGAAGAGAGGCTCGAAGATCCGCCTCATGTTCTCCGGCGCAATTCCCTCTCCGGAATCATGAATAACGACTTCCACCGACTTGCGCGTCAGGTGGGTGGCGACCTCGAGCGTTCCCCCTTGTGTCATCGCCTGAATCCCGTTGAGAATAAAATTACCCAAGGCGCGCGAGACCTGAATCGGGTCGATAAACACCATCGGGATCTTTCGGCTGAAGCGCCGCTTGATCCGGACCGTCTCCGGAAGGGGGGCCCGCTGAAGGAGACTCTCCAGAAGCTGGTTCAGATCGACCCGGATCGACACCGCTTCCTTTTTGCGCGTGAAGTCGAGCAGCTCGTTCACCAGATCGGTCGCCGACTGGCACTCATCCGAAATAATCGTGAGAAACCGCTCGAACTCCTTTTTGATCGGCCCGATCTCATTCCGATCGAGCTGCATTTTAAGATAATAGGCGGCGTTGGTGATCACCTCGAGCGGCTGCCGGAGCTCGTGATTCACATTTCCGACAATCTGCCCCAAGGCGGCCATTTTTTCCTTCCGGGCCAGCTCCTCCTGGAGCAGGTTCAACTCCTCCAGACGCGCCTCCAAATCCCGCCGATACTGTTCCTTCTCGCCGCGAAGCGACTCGAAAAGCGAAACGTTCGCCAGGGCGGGCGCTGCGTGCTGGCAGAGCGCTTCTACCGTTTTACGCGCCTGCGGTAAAATGCGCCGATCCGGGTCCCGCGTGCCGAGACAGAAGGCGCCGAGGATTCTCTTTTTCCAGAGAATGGGGGCCGCAATGGCCGATTCCAAGGAGAGCTGGCGGGTCGCTTCACAAAGCGGCTCCCCTCCCTTTAGACCGGGATCGACGAAGAGGACCTTCCGTTCCTGAACCGCCCTTCCGACCAGCCCCTCCCCGATCTTGATTTTTTTCCCGAGAAGGGCCGGGGGAAGATGAACCCCCTTCTCGATCTTCAGACATCCCTGCTCAGAATCCCAGAGAGCGATCCAACCGATGTCCAAACCGGAAAGTGATAGAGCCCGATGTAAGATCGTCTCCAAGAGCCGTGAGCGATCCAACCCGGCGCTCAGTTCGATCCCGGTCTTCCGAAGCATCTCCGCCTCGGCCAGTTCCTTTTGATTCAAATCGAGAGACCGCGCATTCTCAACGGCGATGGCCGCCTGATCCGCCAGGGCCTCCAGGAAAAATCGGTCCTGATCCGAAATGCGCTTTGCGGCCGATTTGGCTTGGAGGCTGAGCGATCCGAGGGTGCGTCCTCCGATTCGGAGCGGCGAGGCGACCTTGATTTGATATGGCGGCGCCTTTGCGCCCTTGGCCAGGGAGGAGGAAGCGCGTTCCCGATGTAAGACAATCGTCCTTCCGGTCCGGGCGGCCATTCCGTTGATCCCTTCTCCCATTCGGAACGTCGCCTTCTCGGAACCGGCCGGCATGTTCACAGCAGCCTGAACGATGAGGCGGCTCTGGGCCGGATCCCAAAGGACGATTTCGCCCGAATCGAATCCCAAAAACGCAATCCCCTGCCGGACGATCTTTGTAAAAAGGGATGTCGGCTGCCGCTCCGCAGAAACTTCCGCAACGATCCGTCGGAAACGATCCCATCGGAGGAGGGCCCGTTCTTTCTCTCTTAATTGGCGTAGGGTCTGAATCGCCGTCCCGGCCTGCCAGGCGATTTCCGACGCGGCCGCAAAATCGGCGCGATTCCAGACCGCCCGCTCGAGAATGAGGCAGAAAATGCCGAAAGGAACGATTTTTCGGGAAAGTGGAATTAAAACAGAGGGGGCCTTCGGGTCGGCCCGGAAGATCGGCTTTCTTTTCTTTTGGAGTTGATCGATGAGCGACGCGTCGGCCAAGATGCGCTTCGCCGCCCGCCTCGCGTTGAGAGGAGAACCCGACGCAATCCAAAGGGGACCCGACTGTTCGGAGTCAAAGGTCATAAAGAACCCGAACGCGACTCCCCATCGTCCATCGGCGACTCTCACCGCTTTCTCCAGGATCTCCTCTTCTGAATACCCTCTTTGAGGAGAGGTTCCTGGGACCAGACTAAAAGCGGAGGTCGATCTGCTCGGATGGGATTTCTTCATCTTTATCAATCACGCCAACCGTTTAAAACGGGCTGACTTTAGCATATCTCCCCCGGAATAACAAGGGAGGCAGCCAGGATGAATTGCGGCCCTTCCTCTTGTCGGCCCACTTTAAAAAGGAGTATATTGAATCTGACCATGATTGAATAACGCGAGAGCGCGATGGCTCTTTTTCAGCAAGAACATTCCCAAAAATCACGCCGATGGGCCCTCCCCGTTGTGATCTTCCTGATCCTCTGCCAGGTCGATCTCCCGGTCTGGGGGGCTCCCCCGGCAGAACCGGAGCCGCCTCCCTCCGAAACAGAGCGGCTCGAGCGGGCGCTGGATGAAGCGTTGAACGCCCTTGCCACCGGCATGCAGACCCTGGTCGGTCTGGCCGAAAAGAGCAAGGGAAAATGGGAGCAGTGCCAATCGGGCGAATCGAAAGAGGAGTGGTGCGTCAAGATGAAAGACGCCTTGGCCCAGCTGGAACGCTTGGATGAAAAAGAATCTCCCGCGCCGCCGGAATCCGAATCGTCCACCCCTGATCCGAAACCAACACCGGACGAAGAGAGCCGCTGACGCTCGTCGATCCGATCAACCCCCCTTTGATCTTTCCCTCCCGCCGACCGCGACTTGACTGCTCGCGGAGGATTTAAAAAACGGCATCTTATTTCATTGACAAATGATCCAATTTTGAGGTAGCTTCACGCCAACACACCTTAAGTATTTCGTAGGTATTTTCCATATCCTTACAACAGAGCTTCATGATGGACCAAGAAACCCCCTGGACAACCTGTCTTCTCACCCGAATGCTCATTCTTCATCTGGAGCGGATCGGGAAGGGGGACGATATCGACTACCACGAGATCCTGTCGGGGGAGAATCGCCT contains:
- a CDS encoding cytochrome c family protein, which encodes MRKRVGMLLAFLVIGAAVVLGAIYAQTTADFTGQDRQPIAFSHQRHAGELQIDCLFCHRGARISPAASVPSVYLCMTCHRSLREQTPETEKLLAYWNDKEPIPWIRLQRLPDFVQFTHEMHLDAGFQCADCHGEVERMSQTPRAATFEMGWCIDCHERNGASLDCFTCHY
- a CDS encoding PKD domain-containing protein, giving the protein MNRFGLLHSMRSLRTAAPLVLLLFLIGCGEDSSPRPAPLQELAPPDIAKIQITPNSAILGIGAEEQFLATILNGQGEVLTGINLVWKIDNPTAATVSSDGWVTGLQEGTATLTASFGDDVSNPAEITVVVPPEAPPIASIEVTSTHRILFVGNQARFTATAKDPNGRTLHGILFSWSSSAPEIVSVDPRGLATALAPGEAAVTVTVAPPDPPVFTPLDDAPPSQSAILTVTDDNSPPTAQMATTARRGEAPFTVAFSGTRSEDPDGWITFYTWNFGDGSPPFYAPTARHTYERPGEFIATLTVTDPDGATAIASATITVDP
- a CDS encoding GAF domain-containing protein codes for the protein MKKSHPSRSTSAFSLVPGTSPQRGYSEEEILEKAVRVADGRWGVAFGFFMTFDSEQSGPLWIASGSPLNARRAAKRILADASLIDQLQKKRKPIFRADPKAPSVLIPLSRKIVPFGIFCLILERAVWNRADFAAASEIAWQAGTAIQTLRQLREKERALLRWDRFRRIVAEVSAERQPTSLFTKIVRQGIAFLGFDSGEIVLWDPAQSRLIVQAAVNMPAGSEKATFRMGEGINGMAARTGRTIVLHRERASSSLAKGAKAPPYQIKVASPLRIGGRTLGSLSLQAKSAAKRISDQDRFFLEALADQAAIAVENARSLDLNQKELAEAEMLRKTGIELSAGLDRSRLLETILHRALSLSGLDIGWIALWDSEQGCLKIEKGVHLPPALLGKKIKIGEGLVGRAVQERKVLFVDPGLKGGEPLCEATRQLSLESAIAAPILWKKRILGAFCLGTRDPDRRILPQARKTVEALCQHAAPALANVSLFESLRGEKEQYRRDLEARLEELNLLQEELARKEKMAALGQIVGNVNHELRQPLEVITNAAYYLKMQLDRNEIGPIKKEFERFLTIISDECQSATDLVNELLDFTRKKEAVSIRVDLNQLLESLLQRAPLPETVRIKRRFSRKIPMVFIDPIQVSRALGNFILNGIQAMTQGGTLEVATHLTRKSVEVVIHDSGEGIAPENMRRIFEPLFTTKARGVGLGLPLAKQYIEANHGEINVESRVGIGTTFRVSFPRLQAA